GGACTCAGGGATGAGTATGGGCTGCAAAGTTATTTTATCCGCCGTATTGACAGATTCATTACGTCCAAAGGGCGCAAAATAATAGGTTGGGATGAAATATTGGAAGGCGGCATTTCTCCCAATGCTACCATAATGAGTTGGCAAGGCACCGAAGGGGGGATTGCCGCGGCAAAGCAACATCATGAGGCCATCATGACTCCAGGCAATTTTTGTTATTTAGACCATTATCAGGCCGATGCCAACACTCAGCCGATTGCCATCGGCGGTCTGACAACATTGGAAGAGGCGTACTCATACAATCCCACTCCTGCCGAACTTACACCTGAAGAAGCTAAGCATATCCTTGGTGTGCAGGGGAATGTCTGGACGGAATACATGCCTTCATCAGAGTACGTAGAATACATGACCTTTCCGCGGGCGATTGCATTGGCTGAAGTGGGATGGACACTCCCAAGCCATAAAAATATTGATGATTTTAAAAAACGGCTGAACATTCATAAGAAACGGTTGGAGTATTGGAATGTGAATTACTTCGGGGCACCGCTCAATCGTACATTTATTTACCAATGGCCATCAAAAAAATAGAATAAGCCTTTTTTTGTAAATCAAAGACATCTGCCGTCGTTTTGGTAAATTTGTAGCTTGAAGATTCATATTGAAAAACGATTATGCATTTAACTAAAGTTCGCACTGAATTTTCAATGTGCCGGCATACTTTTTTTGCCTTTTTTTCTTCGTTCGTTTATGTACCGGTTTTGGGCCTTTTGGGGGTAATGTTTGGTTGTAAATCAGCAACTACAACTCAGCCCAAAGCCCCTGCGGAGGCGTATCAACACACAAATATGGAAATCCAAAGTGAAAAACATAAATCAGTAGTACATGTACCCGTAGAGTTGTCCATTGCAGAGGTAACCAAACAACTGAATGTACAGGTGCAGGGGATAATTTACGAAGACAACAGTTTTAACGACGATAATCAGGATAATTTTAAAATTAAAGTATGGAAAAGGTCACCTATCATTGCGGAAGCCAGAGATTCATTACTTTTTTATACCGTTCCATTGAGAATATGGGCCGAGAAAGCCTATAAAATTTCGCCCTTGGGCATTGAGATATCAGGGAGTCAAAGTACTGAATTTCAGATTAACCTAAAATTTATGACCCGTTTTGGGATCGATCCCAATTGGCAGGTAAATACTCAAACGGTATCGGCAGGATTTGATTGGGTGACAAAACCAAGTGTTAAAGTAGCCGGCATCGACATTCCCATTACAGGGTTGGTGAGCCGTAAAATATCGGAAAATCTGGGGACGATCTCAAAGTCAATTGATGACAATGTACGTAAAAATTTTATCATTAAACCGTATATAGTGCAGGCGTGGAACCTTATTCGTGAACCGCGCCTGCTTTCAGAAGAATACCGAACGTGGCTTGTTGTGACACCCACCGATATTTTGGCAACACCTTTTGAGATTCAAAATGGAAAAATCAGTACAACGATCGGTATCAGAGGGTTTACACAAACATTGCTTGGTGAAAAGCCCGCCACCAAACCGGTCGTTGATGTTCCCAATCTTATTATCACCGATAAAGTGCCTCAGGGTTTTCAAATTGGGTTGATTGGAGTTGTGCCTTATGAGGAAGCAGCGCGATTGGCCGCCGCCCAATTTATTGGAAAAACCTTCGATTTTAAGGATGGTATATACAAAATAGAAGTGACGGAAGTTGATATTTATGGTCAAAACGATAAGCTGGTCATAAAAGCAGGGTTAAAAGGAAGTATCAATGGATTCATTTATTTAAAAGGGATTCCCTATTACGACGCTGCAACCCGCTTACTTTCTTTGAAAAATGTAGACTATGATTTGAGTACCCGTAATGTGCTTGTTCAAACCGCGAACTGGTTGTTACAGGGGCGTTTTACGAAGCAAATCGAGCAGGAATTCGTATTTCCGATTGGAAGCCAAATAGATGAAGCTCAAAAAGCTATTCGTCAACAACTTAGTACGCGTAAAGTGGCCAAGGGGATAGATTTGGGGGGGCGTCTGGATACATTGATCCCGGATCAGGTATATTTGACACCGACGTCATTAGTAGCGTTGGTGGTGGCAAAAGGGCGCATTGAAGTTAAAATTGACGGCCTGCTCTAAGTCAAAAAATTGAATGCTTATTTATGGTTATTACGATTTTTTTCTGTTTATTTGATTTTTAAAGAGCACAACTATTCATAGATTTGCGCCCAATAGTGTAATCAGGTCCGTCTTATCGTTCCAAATTTATTTTGGGAAGGAAAGTCCGGACAGCATAGAGTACCGTACTTCCTAACGGGAAGGCAGATCGCGGGTGACGGCGATTTGACAGCAAGTGCAACAGAAAGCAAACCGCCTCGTTTCAATTTTTTTTCAGAACTCGGGGTAAGGGCGAAAGGGTGGGGTAAGAGCCCACCGCTCGATTGGTGACAAGCGAGGCATGGTAAACCTTACGGGCTGAAAGACCAAATAAGTGCTGATTTTGAAGTTACTCGCTTCAACCCTCTTTAATGAGGTGTCGGTATGGGTAGGTTGATAGATTCAGACGGCGACGTCTGAACCAGATAAATGATAAGAGTCCTGATGAAAGTCAGGAAACAGAATCCGGCTTATAAGACTTGATACACTATTATTAATCAATGTTGATATTACCTTTTTGCAGTAAATAAAAATCATTCATTGCCCATGAAAAAAGTCAACTTTCTGTCCACCCTATTCTTTGTATCGTTTGCATTTACGAAAATAAATGCTCAGGCTCCCGCACCCAAAAGTGCCGGCTATGAAGGTCCCAACAAATTGAATACATGGGCGCTGACAATTACTCCCGCCCTCACCCAATTTTACGGTGATTTACGTCAGCACGATTTTAAATTAGGACCGGAAGAGCGCATTACGGGTGGCCTAGGTTTGGCTTTGCACAAGCAGATATCACCTATTTTCGGAGCGAGCCTTAATTTTTGGACAGGTAATTTGAATGGTTCAAAGCAGCGCATATATAATGCACACTTTGAGACGAAAGGATTCCTGCAAACTTCATTGAATGCTCATGCCAACCTAAAGCCGATTTTATTCGGTTATGATAAACTCAAACGTTGGAAATGGGATGTATATGCAGGCTATGGATATATGTGGTTTAATTCCAGGGTTTACCGTTTAGGCACCAACAAAGCCACGGAGTTGATTCGTACCAATACAAACAGGAGTTCGAAAACAGCCGGAGAATGGGAGCGTGACGGCTCTAGCTACACCCGTGAAATTGTGATCCCCATTGGTTCTGCCATTCATTTTGAAGCCTCACCCCGGATTGATATTGGCATAGACTTTACATTAAATCACGTTAATACCGAAAAACTGGATGTTACCTATGGCGGCGGCGGTGGAGAGCAATACGCCAGACAGGATATATGGACATTTAAAAAAGGAGATTCAAAACAGGATAAGTGGGGAAGTTTCGGTTTATCCGTTACGTATAAAATAGGGAAAGGTGCAGTTATGGCTAAAAAAGATTCCAAAGGGAATTGGGTGCATGACCCTGCTAAAGGTCGTTATCACTTACGCTATACCAACCCATTGGCATTGATTCCTCCTCCGTACAACCCTACCCTTAATGATGCGGACTCCATTGCCAAAGCCAATATGCCGAAGCCCGTTGATCCACGCTTATTTACTGATTCAGACGGTGACGGCGTGGCAGATCTTTTCGATAAAGAACCAAGTACTCCTGCTAACAGTATAGTATCGGGAGGCGGGGTAGCCATGGATCTTGACAAATACGTTAAAGATATCATTGCCCGCAATTTGCCGAAAGAAGAGTGTGAAGCTATGTTTGGTAATATTGAGTTTGATACTGATAAAGCTATTGTCAAAGACCCTTCGCAGCAGATCCTTCGTCAAGTGGTTGATTTGCTTAACCTAAGACCTAATTGCCGTGCCATTATCGTAGGCCATACCGACGCTCGTGCTTCTGATAACTACAATATTCAATTGTCGAAGCGTCGGGTTGAAGCAGCTAAACGCTTCCTGATTCGCAATGGCTTGCAGGATCCAAGTCGTATCACCGTTGAATATTACGGAGAACTTCGCCCACTGGCCGACAATAAATCGGTGGAAGGTATGAGTCGTAACCGTCGGGTTGAAGTGAGAATTCTCCCAATGAGTGACTTACGGTCAACGTATCCTGCAGGCTTCCGTACGGGTAAGAAAAAGGATCAGGAACCGGGTAAACCTGCCAGAGAAAGACGTCAGCGATAGACTAACGATATTTATTTATACAATGAGGGTCATTCTGTTCATCAGAATGACCCTCTCTTCTTTCAGGCAAATTCAGACGGACCTTTAGAGTTACTTTCATATAGGAAAGATGGGAATAGTTTAAAACAACAGATTCGGTCTACTCTGAAATATTCCCGTCTTCATCTATTTGAAGCAAAATGAGTATACTAAGTGAAATTTCGCGGTTAAAACTTTATATATACGTTTAAAGCGGTAAAAAGACCTGTAGTATTAAGGCGTTGAATGCTTAAGTTCAAGTCCTACGGATGTGCGGGGTTTAAAACCGGTCCACGTTGCTTCGTTAGAGTTTTCTTTAAGTTGTAAATATTTTTTGAAATCTAATCCTTTGAGTTGGATGCCTAAAAAGGCCGTCACAAAATGTTGATTGATATTATTGATACGACGTTCATCCCAGGCCGGTTCGGCATAACGCAGGTATTCATCAAGCGGTAATCCTGCGGCAAGTGCTTCTGCCGGAGGGGGGTTAGGCGCTACGTTGTGTCGGGCGTTAATGTAGGTAAGCAGATAACGGTCCGCATTCAGTGCTCCATCGTAGATTGCTTTGATTCCCTTTTCATATCCTGAAATATCATCCAGACTGCCTGCTACAAAGAATGTGGGAACCTTTAAGCCTTTTAATCCCTCCGCATCCCATATTCCCCTTTCCATCCCCCAAGGCGCAAAAGCAACTATCGCTCTTATTCGAGAATCCAGAGTAGTCGTGACGTTGCCTGTCATCCGTTTTTCCAAGGCTTTACTACCTCCTGTCATTTGTCCGAAAAATTTTACCGCTTGGGGACTATATCCGGCTCCGGCAGCATTTAGGGCCCCATATCCACCCATAGAGTACCCAATTAATGCAGTATTGTCGGCATTAACCAAACCTGAAAGAAATGTTTTACTTTCTCTTTTTCCTAAACGGGATATTTCGTTTAGCACAAATAAATCATCCAATGAACGATTGAGTAATGTGGAGGCAAAACTTGCAGCATCCCTGAAGGTAGATTCGGTGTGATCAATGGCTACGACGATATATCCCTTTGAGGCTAAATTCTCGGTTAGATAGGTTAATAAAAAGCGAGAGCCTAAGTATCCATGAGAAACAATAAGAAGAGGGTAGGGGCCTTCCGTTTTGTCAGCTGGGGCATTTCGTAAGGCTCGCCCCCTAAATTTAAAGGGAATGAGAGGACGCTTAGGGTCATTGCTTGAACCCATTACTTCTTCATATTCTATTAATTCTTGCTTATCCGGTGCTATAGTGGCGGGATACCATACTTCAACAGTCAACGGCCGGTTGTAGATGGAGTCCTTCCCATTTCTAGAATGTATAACGTCAATTTGATTCATATTGACCAAGTTCAGA
Above is a window of Runella slithyformis DSM 19594 DNA encoding:
- a CDS encoding DUF4403 family protein, coding for MEIQSEKHKSVVHVPVELSIAEVTKQLNVQVQGIIYEDNSFNDDNQDNFKIKVWKRSPIIAEARDSLLFYTVPLRIWAEKAYKISPLGIEISGSQSTEFQINLKFMTRFGIDPNWQVNTQTVSAGFDWVTKPSVKVAGIDIPITGLVSRKISENLGTISKSIDDNVRKNFIIKPYIVQAWNLIREPRLLSEEYRTWLVVTPTDILATPFEIQNGKISTTIGIRGFTQTLLGEKPATKPVVDVPNLIITDKVPQGFQIGLIGVVPYEEAARLAAAQFIGKTFDFKDGIYKIEVTEVDIYGQNDKLVIKAGLKGSINGFIYLKGIPYYDAATRLLSLKNVDYDLSTRNVLVQTANWLLQGRFTKQIEQEFVFPIGSQIDEAQKAIRQQLSTRKVAKGIDLGGRLDTLIPDQVYLTPTSLVALVVAKGRIEVKIDGLL
- a CDS encoding OmpA family protein, encoding MKKVNFLSTLFFVSFAFTKINAQAPAPKSAGYEGPNKLNTWALTITPALTQFYGDLRQHDFKLGPEERITGGLGLALHKQISPIFGASLNFWTGNLNGSKQRIYNAHFETKGFLQTSLNAHANLKPILFGYDKLKRWKWDVYAGYGYMWFNSRVYRLGTNKATELIRTNTNRSSKTAGEWERDGSSYTREIVIPIGSAIHFEASPRIDIGIDFTLNHVNTEKLDVTYGGGGGEQYARQDIWTFKKGDSKQDKWGSFGLSVTYKIGKGAVMAKKDSKGNWVHDPAKGRYHLRYTNPLALIPPPYNPTLNDADSIAKANMPKPVDPRLFTDSDGDGVADLFDKEPSTPANSIVSGGGVAMDLDKYVKDIIARNLPKEECEAMFGNIEFDTDKAIVKDPSQQILRQVVDLLNLRPNCRAIIVGHTDARASDNYNIQLSKRRVEAAKRFLIRNGLQDPSRITVEYYGELRPLADNKSVEGMSRNRRVEVRILPMSDLRSTYPAGFRTGKKKDQEPGKPARERRQR
- a CDS encoding alpha/beta hydrolase family protein, giving the protein MKITKLFFFAVTLFSFFSFSLAYCQSGFIYGDLLPDAPELAARGKFRVGVQTLNLVNMNQIDVIHSRNGKDSIYNRPLTVEVWYPATIAPDKQELIEYEEVMGSSNDPKRPLIPFKFRGRALRNAPADKTEGPYPLLIVSHGYLGSRFLLTYLTENLASKGYIVVAIDHTESTFRDAASFASTLLNRSLDDLFVLNEISRLGKRESKTFLSGLVNADNTALIGYSMGGYGALNAAGAGYSPQAVKFFGQMTGGSKALEKRMTGNVTTTLDSRIRAIVAFAPWGMERGIWDAEGLKGLKVPTFFVAGSLDDISGYEKGIKAIYDGALNADRYLLTYINARHNVAPNPPPAEALAAGLPLDEYLRYAEPAWDERRINNINQHFVTAFLGIQLKGLDFKKYLQLKENSNEATWTGFKPRTSVGLELKHSTP